GCCTTATATTCAAGTTCACCTATGAAGATGAAATTATTATCTTCACTCTGTACTTGCTGAGTAACTATATTTGATCTGTCTTGAAAAGTGAAATTGGAAACTGCAATGTGTGTGATTGCTTTTTTTTACTCTTTTGTTTCTCTGGTGCTTGTTTTTAGAGATTTGTGAATATCTTTTCCTTAATAAATAAGTGACTATGCCAGGGTAGTGGCCTGACTGTCCATCAACACGACTGATGAGCCTTCCAACAACCAGAAAACTGGCTTTGGAAAAACAAAGTGGTTTTTGGCATTGGTGATTATTGGTGTGCACAATCTGTAACAGCAAATATGGCTTTCTCACAGACAGGAATGTCTCTTTCCATAGTAGAGCACATACTAATTGGGACTAAAATGCTGCCATGGATATTTCCACTTTGTCTACTATCCAATCAATTCTTGACATGTATACGCAGTAGAATTACTGTCCATACCACATCCACAAAATAATGCCATACTTGCCTGAGAAGCACCCGGACATCCAAAGAGGCAATTGAAATTGAAAGTAAGTAAAGATGTCTGATTACTTTAAGCAGGAGGAGTGCAGTTGACTAATTCGTCCTGGTTATCGACAGAGTACGAAAGATCTTAGGCAGGAGTTCAAGGGGAACCATCTGAGAGTAGGTGAAAGAGTTCACCATTGTTTGGCCCTTTAGCTGAAGCGCCTCATGTCCTCATCTACTTGGCTGATGTTTTGCAAATATGGGCCAAGCAAGAACTCCACCAAAAGAGGGGCGCTGGAAGAGGGGCGCGGCGGCGaccaaaagaagaagaaattattcAGAGTTTGAGTCCAAAATGACAGCTACTAGCTTTAATGCTGATTAAACTATTAGTAGTAAGACTATCAACGATCAACATGCAGGTCCCCAATATCCTGACCTTCCTGAGCTTGAGGGCTCCAAGTTTGACGCTGACGGGCACATTTATATTAAGATCGAGGGGGACCCTGCCTGTCTGCTGCGCAATGCATTCAGCAGAGTTGTCCCATACTGATTCCGCCCTGTTAAGGCGACATTCAGCACCGTCTTGTTTTGATGCCCCTGGTAGAATTTGGGGATGGTTCCTTGGCAGAGGTTGGTGTCTTTGTACCATACGGGCTCAGACGGCTACCCTTCTCGTAGTGGATCCCTATCTTCTTGTTGGGGTTGTCAGTGGTGATCCTACATTGAACCTTGCAGAAAGGTTCATGTCGAAATTGAGTGTCAGGTCTGATACCCTAAGGTTGTCGACTGAATATTTGGGAAGCTTGGGCTGAAACACAAGGTAAATAATGCCTGCAGTGGCTCCAACGATGAACAGCAGGAGCGTCAGGAGGCCAACCATCCAGCAAAGGCATTTGCAGTCTCGGGTTCAGGTTCAGGGTCTGGATCGGGGTCTGGCTAGGGCTTGGGCTTGCCTGGTGGCACCATGATATATATAAGTGCATGTGTGTAGGAAAATTGGTCAGCTTTCTTACCTGACAAAACAGAAGGCAGCAAGTGCATGTGTTAGGTCAGCTAAGCATgacattttgttatttttattatttttcattgGAGGGGAGATAAGAGGGAAGATGTTGCAAGTCAAGTCCAAGTCCAATTGTATGTGTGCAaaaattgtaatttgtaaaagCTCTAACACATGTTTTTTCCTAATCTGCAAATACAGTTGATCAAACAATCTGTCTGTACAAGTAGGCTACACCATTTCCATGTAATAATGTATTGAATCTATTGATGGTTTAGAAACCAGACAGCTAAATAAAACAAGCCAAGCCAATAGTGTTTGTTTATTTAAGACTAGATGCCTGCCATTCAAGTGAAGCCATCAAATACAACATAATCATGCGATGAACTCAAAATGGCTCCAACTAGTAACTTTGATCACTCTGTTGGTTGCATTAATAAACTCTACCCTcatctatatttttttaagcATCAGATTGTTCGTTAAATAGCTACCGATCTCAATGACAATAGTATAGTGTTCCAATATCAGTTTCTGCAGCTACATATTTGAATTGAATCATTATCTCCATGAACTAGTTTGAAATACAGGTACCAGGATTTTTCGAAACAGGGGATCTTCTTTATCTCAAAACATACTATATAAACTAACTGGATTGAAGCCAATGCTTTGGaagatgttgagaattgttgaGATTATTTTGATTGTGTTTGGTATGCTGTTTATAGCATTGCTTAAACTCAGACAAAATTACTGAATAACCTTGATAAAAGTAAGATGACAATTATATAGAAGATGTGATGTTATAACAtcatatgtatttttattttcaacagcCGCTATATGTATGTAGTGTACATATTACAGCTTTGTGTAGCCATAGCACTTGTCCCAAATGATTTGAGCCCTGCCAGGGTCTAGCTTATCGTCGCAAAGGTGCATACTCTCAAATTGTTTAAGGAGGCCGTAAAAGAAGCAGCCAGCGTCAAGTGTGGTGATAATGATGGCGCAACATTTATCCGGAACGTCTACTGCATCAAATGCATCTTTGCACATTTCATGGTAATATGAATCCAGACAATCCGGAGGCAAAAGCTTAGAACATTCTGGATCTTGATAATCCAATCCTTCAGTGAGAAcacttaataaatgaaaacCTAGGATCAAAATAATTGTCTTGGATTGAGGAGTCATGTTTTACTTAGTGTTTAGCCTCTCCATCTTGTTGTTTATATAGTGTTATTTGATGAAAATAGATAATTTATCACAACATAATAACCGACAGACATTTacaaattaatgcatttaagtATCGTGTAGAGTTAGTACATGATGGAAGTTAGATAATTTATCATAACATAATTTAACCGACGAAACTTACAAATTAATGCATCTATTGCAGTTATTACTAATGAGAAGTAAGTGGAATTTATTAGATAAACAAATCCCCTATTAAATACAAAATCCAATTCCTATGCAGACTGTAGTTCGACTTAAGAAAGAATCGCAAAGAAAACTTGAATAGGAGTTTATAAAATGCTCTATGACTTTATTGCAGAAGATATGCTAAAATAATACTGATATTGATAAAATAAGTTGAATGACACCCATATTAACTTGATAGATAACATTTTTCTTAaacattaatttaaatatacttgcaacgaaaaaaatagataaacttAACAGATTTATACTATATCGCAGTTAATTGGATGTAAATTTTGAGTGTCTATAAGGCAAACACTGCTTCTTTCGAAATACCAATCACCCAATGCTTGTTGAATTGTCTGtaatcaaaaacaaaaaaaaaatatcataaacgTTATATAATTTAATTCGTGACATATATCAAAATGCGAATTCACTGTTTGAGAGATaaatgtaaataaaatcataaaacttGCCTTATTTTGCAAAGCTGGTATTCTTTGCCAATTGGGTGGtttgtaaataaaatcatgGATATAGCACGATGTGATGAATAATCCTCTTGATGGATTATCATCTAGTTTCTCCAATGTTTCCATAAACGTGGTCTGAAAATCTgtgattaaattcaaaggattATGGAGGACAAGAtcaatcgaaaaaaaaattatgaactacTAATAGTCTTAACTGGAAATAGAAATAgtaataacaataattattatgaaTTTGGATTACCCATTATGATATGATGTTGATTTTCTGTGCAACTTGAAAGCTTGCTAAATTCTGTAGTGCAATTATTCCAACCCACTTCGTTAGGCGAATTTGGTGCTACGTATTTCGATATCtgaaaaattacacaattaaatatataattagtaTTTCGAATAAGAATTAACCCAAAGAAGCTTAATTGTAGGACATAGGatgaataatataaatgtaaacAGAACTTACTTGATATTTGTCAAAATCTGAATTTAGCAAAAACAATGGCGTCCGGATATCATTGACCACATTTTCTGGGAAAAAACACTGAgattttaaaagaaaacaattaattaGTCATGTGTCAAATATAATAATGACAGAATCAACTTTATATAAGTGTATATATATCCATTTAACCAATTCTGGAGCAAGTCTTTGTGTGCATGACTCCGGTAGAAATTGGGCTAATTCCTGAAGAAAAGAAATGATGTTAAGTCGATCATGTTAATGTGAGATGAAACTATAACATGGAAAGTACTAATTTTTAGAATTAtagtaattattataaaatacacaaaaatccTTACATGAAATAAAACTACTTTGCGAAAGTTGTCTATGGCATTGTCCTGAGCTCCACGGAGATGTTCCCTATTggttcaaacacaaaaatatatagTTAAGCATTGAATAAAAAACTTTAATTGAAGTTCttattaaattttcatttgaaTCTTACGCCCGAATAAAGAAGCCAGAATCTGAAATGCATTTTACACGACAGGCACCGGGTAGGAAAGAATGGAAACGATCACAATTTAGGATCGTCGCCAACCCACCTGCCGAGTTTCCTATGAGTAAAGCCTGTCAACAAAATCACCAAAACACTTGTTATGCCATGATTAAATGTCAATTAGTATTGTTTAATAATGTAATTAGGTTAGAATAAATCATACATTTTCAGCATTACTCATTCCTTGAGTACTCTTGAGCTCTTCGATTACAGAGGTGAAGATTCTCCGACCTCTTAGATGGAGATTTGTTTcctaacaataataaaaaaattgtaattataACTAGTTTTTGACTATTTAATCTTATGAAACAAAGATAATTAAATTGTCATAAACATACCGGATTGACGGCTTCAACATCTGCCATAAATGATGCACCGTCACAGTACCGGATCTGAACAATATTCCAGTTATAAAAATCTGAAGCAAAAATCAACCAattattatgaaatttattGTTGCAAGCAAATATTATAGGCAAACAGAGATCTCAACCACATACAAACATAGAATTCAGTCATGTAAACTCAACTATTTAATTCATGTATAGATGTGATTTCTTATTACCTggatttattgttttgtttgtaCTTTGGAAAGTACCCAAAGGTAATGGAGGAGGATTTTTGTTGGACCCTAAATCTGTGCTGCTCTTATTGAGGCATCCTTCATTTGTAGCACACCATGCTCCTCCCTAATATGAAAAATGTGAATCTTTAATTAGTTAAACTAATCAAATAACACAACTAAAATATCATAGCATACACATATGTAGGGAAAAAAACAGATTAAGATGAAATATTTAGGGCACATACAATACTCTCTTATATGAGTAGTATTAGTTTGAGGGCTGACCGGTAGAAAAATCATCCAACTATTGATTCCATCTCCGAATCCCTTGGAAAAATAGTAGGCTCCAGGGGTTCCATCCAAGCAGACtgtgcaattatattgttttatCATCAAATCATAACTAAAATACTAGTAtcaatagtaataaataaattattggaaagTAGTACAACTTTTACCGGCCCCTTTTGTTATGGCATCTGCTATGAACGTGATACTTAGTTGTTGGGAAGCGTTTTGACCGTCGACATGAGATATGATGAAGACGAGCACATAAAGTATAATTTTGAAGCATATGGAGACCGTGACTTGGTTGTGGCTAATGCTACCCATCTTTCATCAACAAAAAAACTTAGTTAAACTATCTGATAGCAGCATATCATATGGAGGAGTACTATTAAGttaatagtagtaaaatttGCAGAAATAACCAGCCAATTTATTAGAAGGAAACAAACTGCAGTGATGAAAATATTGCAACGCAACGATGATAAAAAAAGCAAGAGTAGCAGCAACATGAAGACATATGAACAGGAAACAAGCAGCCTAGTAGAAATTCAAATTACTATATATAGCAGAAAATTGAAGTGAGAAGTATTGTATGAAGATGATGCAACAAAATCCCCAAATCGAAACCCTAACAAAAGCAAGATGAGGCTCAATCCAACAAGTCACAACCTCAAATCAGGAGATAGAGAGGGATACGTGTGAGCGAATGGGAAGAGGGGAAATTGAGGAGTgatgaagagagagaaacagATGCAGTGAAGAATAAACTAATAAAGTAGTAGTTGTAGTAGTAATAAGTACTCCACTCCACTACCAACAAGAGAAG
This genomic interval from Salvia splendens isolate huo1 chromosome 13, SspV2, whole genome shotgun sequence contains the following:
- the LOC121762133 gene encoding pectin acetylesterase 8-like, producing MGSISHNQVTVSICFKIILYVLVFIISHVDGQNASQQLSITFIADAITKGAGKICLDGTPGAYYFSKGFGDGINSWMIFLPGGAWCATNEGCLNKSSTDLGSNKNPPPLPLGTFQSTNKTINPDFYNWNIVQIRYCDGASFMADVEAVNPETNLHLRGRRIFTSVIEELKSTQGMSNAENALLIGNSAGGLATILNCDRFHSFLPGACRVKCISDSGFFIRAEHLRGAQDNAIDNFRKVVLFHELAQFLPESCTQRLAPELCFFPENVVNDIRTPLFLLNSDFDKYQISKYVAPNSPNEVGWNNCTTEFSKLSSCTENQHHIIMDFQTTFMETLEKLDDNPSRGLFITSCYIHDFIYKPPNWQRIPALQNKTIQQALGDWYFERSSVCLIDTQNLHPINCDIV